A part of Prolixibacteraceae bacterium genomic DNA contains:
- a CDS encoding DNA adenine methylase, with amino-acid sequence MFKQNLIKTILPLFPKHTLYAEPFIGGGAIFWSKRPSNIEVINDTNRELINFYEAIKNDFATLSTMIRISLHSRSQFNDAKVIYANPHMFSREKRAWAIWVMANESFSSMLDGTWGYDISKNCTSKKINNKRNEFSEELAIRLQNVQIECTDALRIITSRDQEEAFFYCDPPYFNSDCGHYDGYSKEDFEALLTLLSSIKGKFLLSSYPSDILTEFVKKHGWHQKQIRQTVSVANNNSTAKPNKSKIEVLTANYDFEALHKPTDLFTDL; translated from the coding sequence ATTTTTAAACAGAACCTAATCAAAACCATATTACCACTATTTCCAAAACACACATTATATGCAGAACCATTTATCGGTGGTGGTGCTATCTTCTGGTCGAAACGACCATCCAATATCGAAGTAATAAACGATACCAATAGAGAGCTTATAAACTTCTATGAGGCAATTAAAAATGATTTTGCGACACTATCTACCATGATACGTATTTCGCTTCACTCACGCTCTCAATTCAACGATGCAAAGGTAATATATGCCAACCCTCATATGTTCTCCAGAGAGAAAAGAGCATGGGCCATATGGGTAATGGCAAACGAAAGTTTCTCATCCATGCTGGATGGCACATGGGGATATGACATTTCAAAGAACTGCACCTCCAAGAAGATCAACAACAAACGAAATGAGTTCTCCGAAGAGTTGGCCATACGACTCCAGAACGTACAAATCGAATGCACCGATGCACTACGCATCATCACTAGCAGAGATCAAGAAGAGGCTTTCTTCTATTGTGATCCTCCATACTTTAACAGCGATTGTGGTCACTATGACGGATATAGTAAAGAGGACTTTGAAGCCCTCCTTACTCTCTTATCCTCCATCAAAGGGAAATTTCTATTAAGCAGCTACCCTTCCGATATACTCACAGAGTTCGTTAAAAAGCATGGGTGGCACCAGAAACAGATCAGACAGACCGTCAGTGTAGCCAATAACAATAGCACAGCCAAACCCAACAAATCCAAGATCGAGGTGCTCACAGCAAACTATGACTTCGAAGCCCTACATAAACCAACCGATCTATTCACCGACCTTTAA
- a CDS encoding HipA domain-containing protein: MDKQDQMKQIFVYADWEQFSIPKLMGILSSHRIRGKEVFQFEYDKEWLESSFVQMIDPDLQLYVGPQYLQDNKKSNFGIFLDSSPDRWGRILMTRREAALAKVENRSPKRLFETDYLLGVYDKHRMGAIRFKESNDGPFLNDNIKFAAPPWSSIRELEEISIKIEEDKIVDDPNYLDWLRMLVAPGSSLGGARPKASIIDENNHPWIAKFPSKNDSYDIGAWEMVVNILAHKAGINMAEGMAQKFSTRHHTYLSKRFDRSLTGRRIHFASAMTLLGYTDGNNHEDGVSYLELVEFISNYGVRIKEDLEELWRRIVFNICISNTDDHLRNHGFILTSKGWQLSPAYDINPVPNSYGLSLNISEDDNALDLELVKEVAPFFRISQSQCDKIIDEIKSSVSTWREIANKYNISKSEQEVMKTAFINAEG; encoded by the coding sequence ATGGACAAGCAGGATCAAATGAAACAGATTTTTGTTTATGCTGATTGGGAGCAGTTTAGCATACCAAAACTAATGGGCATTCTCTCATCACATAGAATAAGAGGGAAAGAAGTATTTCAATTTGAATATGACAAAGAGTGGTTAGAGTCTTCTTTTGTTCAAATGATTGATCCTGATTTACAGCTATATGTAGGGCCTCAATATTTACAAGATAATAAGAAATCTAATTTCGGAATATTTCTTGATTCTTCTCCTGATAGATGGGGGCGCATTTTAATGACTCGAAGAGAAGCTGCTTTGGCTAAAGTCGAAAATAGGTCTCCTAAACGATTGTTTGAAACGGATTATCTTTTAGGTGTTTATGATAAGCATAGAATGGGTGCAATTCGTTTTAAAGAATCTAATGATGGGCCGTTTTTAAATGACAACATAAAGTTTGCTGCTCCTCCGTGGTCTTCGATACGAGAGCTTGAAGAGATAAGTATAAAGATCGAGGAGGATAAAATTGTTGATGATCCAAATTATTTAGATTGGTTAAGAATGTTAGTTGCTCCTGGTTCATCATTAGGTGGTGCACGCCCAAAAGCTAGTATTATCGATGAGAATAATCATCCATGGATAGCAAAATTCCCGAGTAAAAATGACAGTTATGATATTGGGGCATGGGAGATGGTGGTAAATATTCTTGCGCATAAAGCTGGGATTAATATGGCGGAAGGTATGGCTCAAAAGTTTTCTACACGTCACCATACCTATTTGTCTAAACGCTTCGATCGTTCATTGACTGGTCGTCGTATCCATTTTGCTTCTGCAATGACTTTATTGGGTTATACTGATGGTAATAATCATGAGGATGGTGTCAGTTATTTAGAGTTAGTAGAGTTTATTTCTAATTATGGCGTTCGTATAAAGGAGGACTTAGAAGAATTATGGAGGAGGATAGTTTTTAATATTTGTATTTCAAACACTGATGATCATTTACGAAATCATGGTTTTATTTTGACCTCCAAAGGATGGCAATTATCTCCTGCTTATGACATTAATCCTGTGCCTAATTCGTATGGATTATCATTGAATATTTCGGAGGATGATAATGCTCTTGATTTGGAACTAGTCAAAGAGGTTGCTCCATTCTTCCGTATTAGTCAAAGTCAATGTGATAAAATTATTGATGAGATTAAATCTTCAGTCTCTACATGGCGTGAGATTGCCAATAAATATAATATTTCAAAGAGTGAACAAGAGGTGATGAAGACCGCCTTTATTAATGCAGAAGGTTAG
- a CDS encoding DUF2158 domain-containing protein, producing MKEEFQEGDVVKLKSGGPKMTILDIENIFIMCGYFDKQDVYHTSSFIPTSLTKSSQMKSKGIL from the coding sequence ATGAAAGAAGAATTTCAAGAAGGAGATGTTGTGAAGTTGAAAAGTGGTGGTCCTAAAATGACTATTCTAGATATTGAGAATATTTTCATTATGTGTGGTTACTTTGATAAACAAGATGTTTATCATACATCATCATTCATTCCAACTTCTTTAACAAAATCGAGTCAAATGAAGTCAAAAGGCATTCTTTAA
- a CDS encoding helix-turn-helix domain-containing protein encodes MGRKAIVLLPKHKRILIELGENIKLARLRRKLSTEQVSERANISRPTLLEIEKGNPNTSIGLYFQVLIVLGLDQDLLEVAKDDILGRKLQDIAVINRK; translated from the coding sequence ATGGGACGGAAAGCTATTGTATTATTGCCAAAACATAAGCGAATTTTAATAGAGTTAGGAGAGAATATTAAGTTAGCACGTTTGCGACGAAAGTTGAGTACAGAGCAAGTGTCGGAGAGAGCGAATATAAGTAGACCTACACTATTAGAAATTGAAAAAGGAAATCCCAATACAAGTATTGGGTTATACTTTCAAGTGCTTATTGTATTAGGCTTAGATCAAGATCTATTAGAGGTGGCTAAGGACGATATTTTAGGTCGTAAACTACAAGATATTGCTGTGATAAATAGAAAGTAA
- a CDS encoding DNA adenine methylase encodes MSIRLQNVQIECTDALRIINSRDQEEAFFYCDPPYFNSDCGHYDDNTNNEPN; translated from the coding sequence TTGTCCATACGACTCCAGAACGTACAAATCGAATGCACCGATGCACTACGCATCATCAATAGCAGAGATCAAGAAGAGGCTTTCTTCTATTGTGATCCTCCATACTTTAACAGCGATTGTGGACACTATGATGACAATACCAATAATGAACCAAATTGA
- a CDS encoding DUF4062 domain-containing protein, giving the protein MAKPIIFISSTFYDQKQVRADLDNFLKQLGYETVRNEEGDIPYGNQKRLEEYCYKEIDNIDILICIIGGRYGSQSNVDEKSSVTQMELETAIKNNKQVYIFIEKNVLTEYETYSLNKSNDIKYRFVDNIKIYEFIAKIKSYNKNNTIHGFDAVADIVSFLRNQLAGLFKRLLSEQSRIGEISLINKLEDTSKTLQKLVSFLSEQNKEQGNNIDRILMLNHPLTEELKNHLKIKYNLYIDTFNDLKNFMESQGFTLMNDAELAFDDRFGGSYVFQDTNRGEPIIEISTEIFRSDKLLFFNSSNWNKKFVTYHNEEVLDLGM; this is encoded by the coding sequence ATGGCTAAACCAATCATTTTTATAAGCTCAACCTTCTATGATCAAAAACAAGTTAGAGCTGACCTTGATAACTTCCTTAAACAACTTGGATATGAAACAGTAAGAAATGAAGAAGGTGATATACCTTATGGGAATCAAAAAAGATTAGAAGAATATTGCTACAAAGAGATTGATAACATTGATATCCTCATTTGTATTATAGGCGGAAGATATGGGAGTCAATCAAATGTAGATGAAAAATCCTCAGTTACACAGATGGAGTTAGAAACAGCAATTAAGAATAATAAACAAGTGTATATCTTTATTGAGAAGAATGTGCTTACTGAGTATGAAACTTATTCACTTAATAAGAGTAATGATATCAAATATCGCTTTGTTGACAATATTAAGATCTACGAATTTATTGCTAAAATAAAATCGTATAATAAAAATAATACAATACACGGCTTCGATGCTGTTGCTGATATTGTTTCATTCTTAAGAAATCAGTTGGCTGGACTTTTTAAAAGGCTTTTATCCGAACAGTCTAGAATTGGCGAAATATCTCTTATTAATAAATTAGAGGACACATCCAAAACCCTTCAGAAACTTGTTTCATTCTTAAGTGAGCAAAATAAGGAACAAGGCAACAATATAGATCGAATCCTAATGCTCAATCATCCCTTGACTGAGGAATTAAAAAACCATCTTAAAATTAAATACAACCTTTACATTGACACTTTTAATGATCTTAAGAATTTTATGGAGTCTCAAGGCTTTACATTAATGAATGATGCTGAACTAGCTTTTGACGATCGCTTTGGAGGAAGTTATGTATTTCAAGATACTAACAGGGGGGAACCAATAATTGAGATAAGCACTGAAATATTTCGATCAGATAAATTACTTTTCTTCAATTCAAGTAATTGGAATAAAAAATTTGTAACATATCATAATGAAGAGGTGCTAGACCTTGGGATGTAA
- a CDS encoding DUF4238 domain-containing protein: MSTDTKRQHYVWRAYLRSWSHNDKIFFKRGDIIAKTSLMNVGHRKVFYRLSELSNIEKEFIFDSIHKIAPSDISSLFDDIQFDLELLEFTNSHPESFNQDYIEKDYNNYDQYIERYHGIIENYGKNLIKCRSLFSLNKCVHEEGILNIMIFLFVQYYRTNAIKEAFVNDKVFEADKKILSKTWNILSFCIAIVEAYNSSNKKLRFKFLVNKTKQSFITGDQPIFNHLNTHFKKCSHDVELYYPLSPQYALLVKFNETNGDQISEMVLDEAAVHYFNKKIIDFSSEFIFSNNDESLCVYKE; encoded by the coding sequence ATGAGTACAGATACTAAAAGACAACATTATGTATGGAGAGCATATCTTCGTTCATGGAGTCATAACGATAAAATATTCTTTAAGAGAGGTGATATAATAGCTAAAACATCTTTAATGAATGTCGGTCATAGAAAGGTTTTTTATAGACTTTCTGAGCTTTCAAATATTGAGAAAGAATTTATATTTGATTCTATTCATAAAATTGCTCCTAGTGATATAAGTTCACTTTTTGATGATATTCAATTCGATTTAGAACTGCTTGAATTTACTAATTCTCATCCAGAATCATTTAATCAAGATTACATCGAAAAAGACTATAATAATTATGATCAGTATATTGAACGTTATCATGGAATAATTGAGAATTATGGCAAAAATCTTATAAAATGTAGATCTTTATTCTCGCTAAATAAATGTGTGCATGAAGAGGGTATTTTAAATATTATGATTTTTTTATTTGTTCAGTATTACAGGACAAATGCTATTAAAGAGGCCTTTGTTAACGATAAAGTATTTGAGGCTGATAAAAAAATATTATCTAAAACTTGGAATATTTTAAGTTTCTGTATTGCAATAGTAGAGGCCTACAATTCTAGTAATAAAAAATTACGTTTTAAATTTTTAGTAAACAAAACTAAGCAAAGTTTTATAACAGGAGATCAGCCTATTTTCAATCATTTAAATACTCATTTTAAAAAATGTTCTCATGATGTTGAACTATACTATCCCTTATCTCCTCAATATGCATTACTAGTTAAGTTTAATGAAACTAATGGGGATCAAATTAGTGAAATGGTACTTGATGAAGCTGCTGTTCATTATTTTAACAAAAAAATAATAGATTTTTCTAGTGAGTTTATTTTTTCAAATAACGATGAATCTCTTTGTGTTTATAAAGAATAA
- a CDS encoding IS1380 family transposase, with amino-acid sequence MSTITKIGISRSKLSDRAGLSLIMNFIKNIGFYSLVSNKFLSKIAYSGYGLTLESFFCQMVAHFIDGTHSSICSFDRKKLSASYAPVIGIEKNELASSFQIKRFIVKLSQLSNSELSEILNELFIWRLLHEKPKVIVLGVDTMVMDNNYSEKKEDNKPTYKKVKGFQPLHISWENSLIDVLFRPGNHHSNHGNDYTERVKHIVDLIRSRYSESVPIIVCSDSGFLDEKAFNFFDQLNISFITTGKMYKDITSELEHIKRGDCEKYTNGTLQWDLYDFGNKLKSWSKFWRCIATSLSREEDGQRVLDLSGPDNLIYTNIGKNKISDERLKKADMSDILTAKGIVQLSHHRGADELIHRSLKELATTESLPFKKFNQNKVYYYILAMSHSLFEAYKNDISYDKISAKAYPNTFRRKLIDFAGEIVEGGRNTTLRIAKEVQEEFEIKELWERCLKPPIVLFTAA; translated from the coding sequence ATGTCAACGATAACAAAAATAGGTATTTCACGCTCCAAATTATCAGATCGAGCTGGACTATCACTGATTATGAATTTTATTAAAAACATTGGATTCTATTCCCTAGTATCAAACAAGTTTCTATCAAAGATCGCCTACAGTGGGTATGGTTTAACATTGGAATCATTTTTTTGTCAAATGGTCGCACATTTTATTGATGGAACTCACAGTTCAATCTGTTCCTTTGATAGAAAAAAACTCAGTGCATCATACGCACCCGTTATTGGTATTGAGAAGAATGAATTAGCCTCTAGTTTTCAAATAAAACGATTCATAGTAAAACTGTCACAACTATCAAACAGTGAACTGTCTGAGATTCTAAATGAACTCTTTATTTGGCGATTACTACATGAAAAGCCTAAGGTTATTGTTCTTGGGGTAGACACAATGGTAATGGACAACAATTATTCAGAGAAGAAAGAAGACAATAAACCGACGTATAAAAAAGTAAAAGGTTTTCAACCTCTTCATATATCATGGGAGAACTCCCTTATAGATGTCCTATTTCGTCCTGGTAATCACCACTCTAATCATGGCAATGACTATACCGAGAGAGTAAAACATATTGTAGATTTGATTAGATCTCGTTATAGCGAATCTGTCCCTATAATCGTTTGTTCAGATAGTGGTTTTCTAGATGAAAAAGCATTCAACTTTTTTGATCAGTTGAATATCTCTTTCATTACAACAGGAAAAATGTATAAAGACATAACCTCTGAACTAGAACACATTAAACGAGGTGATTGTGAGAAATATACTAATGGAACGTTACAATGGGATCTCTATGATTTTGGCAATAAATTAAAGAGCTGGAGTAAGTTTTGGCGCTGCATCGCAACTTCATTGTCTCGAGAAGAAGATGGTCAGAGGGTATTAGATCTGTCAGGTCCTGACAATCTGATTTACACCAATATTGGAAAAAATAAAATCTCAGACGAACGATTAAAAAAAGCAGATATGAGTGATATTTTAACTGCGAAAGGTATAGTTCAGTTATCTCACCATAGAGGTGCAGACGAATTGATTCATCGTAGCCTAAAAGAGTTGGCTACTACTGAATCATTGCCATTTAAGAAATTTAATCAGAATAAGGTCTATTACTATATTCTGGCAATGAGTCATTCACTTTTTGAGGCTTATAAGAATGACATTTCCTACGATAAAATATCGGCCAAAGCATATCCAAATACATTTAGAAGAAAATTAATCGATTTTGCTGGTGAAATTGTTGAAGGAGGAAGAAATACAACTTTAAGAATCGCAAAAGAGGTACAAGAAGAATTTGAAATTAAAGAATTATGGGAAAGATGTTTAAAACCTCCAATTGTATTATTTACAGCAGCTTAG